The Chloroflexota bacterium genomic interval GTCCACTTAGACAGCCGCAAAATGCTGTAGCGTTAGCATATCCCAATAATCACGCGTCTGGGTGAACCGGCGAACGGCACAGGCCGTCTCGAGTGGGAATGCAAGAGCAAGGACAACAGACAGGGGCCTAGCTACAGTCGTTGACAATGGTCATCAAATATGTTAAAATATGCGTAAATAATAATATACTAATATAGTTTATACCATGATCGAAGAGTTGGCCAGAAGCACCGATAAGAAAAAGATAACAGAGATCTTCCGACGCCAGTCCGAAGTGTGCAAATCACTAGCCGATCCCAACCGGCTGATGATGATCCATGAATTGAAGGAGGGGGCAAAGTCTGTCACGGAGCTGGCAGAGAGGCTCGGGCTGAAGCAGTCAAATACCTCACAGCACCTCGCGGTGCTGCGGAAGGCCGGTGTGGTTAACCCGCAGCGGCAGGGCAACATTATCTACTACAGTCTGACCACTCCCAAGATAGCAGCAGCGTGCGATATGGTGCGCCAGGTGATTGCAGAGGAACTTCAAAGAGGCCATGACCTCAGGGAAATGCTCTGAGATCATGAGATATGTGAAGAAGGGAGAACGGCTGGTGCCGTAGGGAAGGAGAACGGAAATGTCAGTGCAAGGATACCAGTGTCAGAGATGCTGGGCGACCTTCAGGGAAGAGCAGTCTTGTGGCCTAGGGAAGGACTCCGATCTGAAGTGCCCAACATGCAACAGCACCGATGTGAAGAAGGTAGAATTGCCCGAGAGCTGGATAGACAGGGTGCGCAGCGGAATTCGCTTCGGCTGAAAGTAGTCTGATAGAGGCCGTGAGCCTAATCTAATACACAAAAACAGATGCAGCAGCGAATGAAGCCGCCTCTCAGGGTCTGAGATAGAGGGAGGTTATCTATGGGCAACACGACTATGGGCCACCCCTCCTATCTTGAAAGGAAATTTGGGGGTAGCGTTTCCTTCCGTAAGATGGAACGGAAACTCTACGGCCACGATATCGCCGAGATCCCGAAGCTCATCAAACCTCTCATTAGGAACACCACTCCTGACGCTGTCGTCCAGCCACAGTCCGAGGAGGAGTTGGTGGAGCTAGTGCGATGGGCAGTCCAGAACAGGATACCGCTCACGCCTCGGGGCAGGGCCACATCCGGTTACGGCGGTGCTATCCCTGTAAGAAGGGGTATAGTGGTGGACTTCTACCACATGAATAAGGTCCTCCGCATTGATGCTGAGGCAAAGACAGCCACGGTGCAATCAGGTATTATCTGGGAGAAATTGGATAGAGAGCTGGCCAAATGCGGCCTAATGTTGCGCCTCTACCCCACCAGCTACCCTTCATCCAGCGTGGGCGGGTGGCTGGCACAGGGTGGGGCGGGCATTGGCTCCTATGAGTCGGGATGGTTCCGCGGCAATGTGGTCAGCGCCCGCGCAGTAACGGCCGACGGCAACGCGAAGGAGTTCAGCGGTCAGGATCTCGACATCATCGCAGATGCCGAGGGCATCACCGGATTGATCAGCGAAGTGACGCTCCGTGTCCAGCCTCTGGAGAAGCTGGATGTAGTGGCTATCGCCTGTCCGGACGCTCACAATCTACAGCGCCTTGTGCAAATTATCGTTGATAATAAACTGCCGATCTGGTCGCTCGTCTTCATTAACCCTTACATGGCAGAAATGAAGAACAGGGCTCCGCTGCGGGAGCACCACAGCCATCCCGACGAGGAACGCGTGGTGCTGCCGAAAGCCTACATCATCACCCTGGCCTTCCGAGCTAGAGATCGCCAGACTGTGGTAGGCATGCTACAAACCATGCTCCAGTCTTGCCAGGCCGAGATTCTGAGCAGCGAGATCGCTCAGCATGAATGGGAAAACCGTTTCAAGCTCATGATCGTGAAGCGCCTGGGGCCCAGCCTGGTGCCGGCCGAGGTAGTAATACCCCTTTCCAAACTGGGCGACGCCATGACAGATATAGAACAGCGGGTGAACCAGCCCAT includes:
- a CDS encoding winged helix-turn-helix transcriptional regulator yields the protein MIEELARSTDKKKITEIFRRQSEVCKSLADPNRLMMIHELKEGAKSVTELAERLGLKQSNTSQHLAVLRKAGVVNPQRQGNIIYYSLTTPKIAAACDMVRQVIAEELQRGHDLREML